ATGCCCGCTTTACCCGCACCGTAACCCTGCTACCCCGCGAAGAAACACCCGGGCGCAAAGCCCGCCGCTGGTGGATTTTCTAACACCCGCAAACTCGCCGCTTGCTCCTGCACGGAGCGTGGCCAGCCAACAAAAAACCCGCAGCGCCCTAGGTGCTGCGGGTTTTTTGTTGGCCTGGGGCCTAAACACTTATTGGTACTGAATGTACAAGGGCTTGGGGTCGAGCTCGGCCAGCACCTCCTTGGGCGTCATCATGTGGTGAGGCGCCGGGCGCGGGTCGTACTCGTAAAACAGCTTGAAGCCGGTGAACTGCACGGGCTCCTTCACGATGTAGTCGCGGTACGAGTCCTTCTTCAGGATGGGGTTGCCCCAGCCGTCCATGTGCATTACCACCTGCACGCGCGGGTCGAGCTTGATGTTTTTGTAGTTGGTAATCATGCCCTGCGTGAAGCGGTGCACGATGAGCACCTTCGGGGGCAGCTTGTTTTCCGAAACGATGCGGGCCAGGAAGTTGATGGCGTAGTTAACGTCCTTCGCGTCGTAGGTACCGATTTTGCGGTTGGGCTTAACCTTCTTGGTTTTCAGGGCAAACTCCGGGTCGATGCCCAGGTGAATGTCGGGCGACTTCAGGTACTGCTCCAGCTTGGGCAGCTCGCTTTCCAGGTCGCTCCAGCCCACCTGCACGTCCAGAAACAGGATGCAGTTGTTTTCGCGGGCCCACTTGATAACCTCCTCGATGGTAGCCTTGGAGTTCATCAGGCGGTACTTGCCGTCCTTGCCCGGGCTGCCCTGGGCCGTGATGGTTACGTTGTGCAAAGCGGGCTGAACCGGGATGCTCGGGTCGGCTTCCTGCCACTCCTTCTGCACCTTCCGGAACTTGGCCAGCATCTGCTCTTTGGGCTCGCGGCCCAAAATGCCCATGCCCTTCGAGCGGATGTTGCCATAGAAAGCAATAATGCGCTTGCCCGGCAGAATGGAGCCCGGCAACTGCCCGCTGGCGCGCACAATGGAGTCGGCCTTAAGCGAGTCGCGGCGCATGGCCTCGCGCTTCAGCTGCACCGAGTCGATAACGACGGGTTTGGCCGCAGCGGCCTCGGCGGTGGTGGCAGCGTTGCCCTCGGCATCGGTGCGGGTGCCGCAGCCGGGGAGCAGGGTGGTAAGAAACAGGCCCAGTGCGGGAAGCACGACGGCCTTTAAGCGGGAAGCGTAAGCGAAATCAGTCACTAGCAAGCGGTTGATGGGCAGAAGACTGTCTCAAAGTTAGGGCCTTTTTCAGGAACCCTTAGCCCGAAAGCGCTTAGGCGTAGTTAAATCGGTGTTAAAAAAGCAGGCCCGCCCCGGCGAGGGAGCGGGCCTGCTGGTGCCATCAGGACTACAAGGCAAACGAAATGGGGATGGTGTAGGCAACCCGCACCGGCCTCCCGTTTTGCTCGCCGGGTATCCAGCGGCCTGGCAACTGCTGCACCGCGCGCACCGCAGCCTGGTTCAGGGCGTCGGCCAGGGGCTGCTGGGCCTTGTCGGCTACCTCGATGCCTTTGAGCACTTCGGCGCCGCTGATCCGGCCATCGGGCTCAACCACAAAATGCACAAACACCTTGCCCGCAAGCTTTGCCGCGGCCGCCTCGGCGGGGTACTTCACGGTAGTGCCTAGGTCGTGCATCAGGTGCGACATGCCGCCCTGGTATTCCGGCATCTTATCGACGCGGCTGTGTACCTGCTCGGTGCCCCGGTACATCGGCGGGGCAGGTGGCGGAGGCGGGGCCACCGGTGCCTCGGGTGCTGCGGGCGGCGGGGGCGGGGGCGTGCCAAGCGAGTTCATCTTCTCGCAGGCCACCAGCATCAGCACGGTGGCGGCCATGGGCAGCACGGCCCATTTGCGCCAGGCCGCGGTGCTTTGGAGGTGGTGTAACATACGAATGCGGTTGAGGGTGTTGGAAGTGGCAAACGTGTGGGCAAGTGCAGGCGCCGATTGCCAGGCAGCGGTGGCCTGTTGGGCGAGCAAACGGGCGTAGCTGCCCGGCTCTTTAGCGCCCGGCTCACCTAGGGCAGCGGCATCGGCGAGGTATTCGTGGGTAAGCGCCAGGGCGCGCGGGTAGCAGTACATAAGCGGGCTGAACCACAAGGCCGCGCGGCAGAGCTCCAGCCACAGGCGGTCGGCGCTGTGGCCTTGGCGCACGTGGGCCAGCTCGTGCATCAGCACCTGCTCGGCCTCAGCGGCGGAAAGCGGGGCGGTGTCATCCCAATACACGGTGCGGCCAAACGAGCTTACCGGCAGCTGCCCACCCGTGAGGCGCAGCGTGTAGCCGGGCCGGGCTATAGCAGGCAGGCGGCGGGTGAGCAGCCACAGCCTACCTAGGCGCAGGCCCAGCAGCAGCAGGCTTGCTGCCGCGCCGCTTATGTAAAGCACCAATAGCCAATCAGTTGTGCGGGCAATGGCTTGCGGGCCGGCGCCTACGTGCAGCACCGGCAGCACCACCGTGGGCATGCCCAGTTTGCGCACGGCCGCCGCTACGGGCCACCATTGCTCCCAGGGTAGCAGCGGGGCCAGGGCAGCAAGCAAGGGCGTGAGCAGCAGGTAGGCGCGGTTGTAGCCGAAGCATGCCTCGCGCCGGAGCACCGCCCAGTACAGCAGCCAGCAAGCACCCAGGCACAGGGTGCTTTGCCACATCCAGTTAAGCAGGCTTGGCATCATCGTCGGCGGGGTGGGGTGGTTGGTTGAGGTCGTGCTGGGCGTGGCGCAGCAGCTCGTCGAGCTCTTGCGCGGTCAGGTTTTCTTCCTTCGCGAAAAAGGAAACTAGGCGGC
The sequence above is drawn from the Hymenobacter sp. YIM 151858-1 genome and encodes:
- a CDS encoding M56 family metallopeptidase: MMPSLLNWMWQSTLCLGACWLLYWAVLRREACFGYNRAYLLLTPLLAALAPLLPWEQWWPVAAAVRKLGMPTVVLPVLHVGAGPQAIARTTDWLLVLYISGAAASLLLLGLRLGRLWLLTRRLPAIARPGYTLRLTGGQLPVSSFGRTVYWDDTAPLSAAEAEQVLMHELAHVRQGHSADRLWLELCRAALWFSPLMYCYPRALALTHEYLADAAALGEPGAKEPGSYARLLAQQATAAWQSAPALAHTFATSNTLNRIRMLHHLQSTAAWRKWAVLPMAATVLMLVACEKMNSLGTPPPPPPAAPEAPVAPPPPPAPPMYRGTEQVHSRVDKMPEYQGGMSHLMHDLGTTVKYPAEAAAAKLAGKVFVHFVVEPDGRISGAEVLKGIEVADKAQQPLADALNQAAVRAVQQLPGRWIPGEQNGRPVRVAYTIPISFAL